The genomic stretch GGTTGTGATTGCTGTGTAGTAACAGGACTTGATTCAAACGTTATGGGAATGCAAGATACTGCTACACAAGGATCAGTAATTGAGGCAAGTGGCTTAACGGCTGAGCAAGTTTGCCAACAAGTTGAAAGCAGATTACTATAACAAACTACAAACCAAGGTATAAATTGTAAAGAAAACTCGCCGATTGGCGAGCCATCAGGCGAAGACAGAGGCGTAGTTGCACTTATATTTATCTCTAAAATTGGCCTCTACGTCGATTTTCTCCATCTTTACTAATTTATACTTTCTTAATGTGCAAAAAAGGGTAAGCAAAATTTAATGAAATTTGCTTACCCTTTTTTCGACTTATAAATTTAATCCACCGTATAACAATGCTCCCATTACAATAAAAGCTGGATGTAGCTTTACTTTCTCCATTAATATGTAGCTAATCACTCCTAAAAATAAAAATTGTCCGATACCGATTTGAGAAAATGAATCGTGAAATGAATTAAAAGCCATAACACCAAGCAATACCGCGATTGTCGGCTTGACATAGAGAGTCATTCGCTTAACTTGGATTGAATGACGATATTTATACAAAATTCCCATTAGAGTCAACATGAGGATTAGTGATGGGGCAACTGTAGCGAATACTGCCAAAAAAGAGCCAACTATTCCACCCTCATGAAATCCGATATACCCTGCCATTTTCGTAGCAATCGGTCCTGGAAGAGAATTCCCCATAGCAAGAGCCTCATTAAATTCTTGATGCGTTAGCCATCCTCTTGCGATCACTTCTTTTTGAATAAGAGGAATTGTCGCAGGGCCACCGCCATACCCTAAAATATTAGCAACAAAAAACGACCAGAAAATGTTCCAATATACCATTATGCAGACAGTCCTTTTGATTTTTTACCTTCTACTGAATTGGTTGGCTTTACTAATGCAAATATCAAGAGACCACCAATAATAAATCCTGGATGTATATGAAAATATTGCATTAAAACAACTCCTACCAAAATGTGACCGATTGTAAATGGCCATTTTAGCCCCTTAACCGAACCTTGTACAAATTGCCAAGTTAATACACCAAGCATTACTCCAACTACTGGAACGATGGCTTTAGTCATCCCTTGCACCCATTTTAAATCTTTAAATGTAACGAGTGTTGTTAATAAAATAACCATTAAGATAATCGTCGGTAGAATCGTAGCGATAATGGCATTGATCATCCCCACCGAGCCACCAACTTTGAATCCGATGTATCCTGCCATTTTTGTATTGATTGGTCCCGGTAAAGTATTTCCAATTGCTAGAACATCACCGAATTCTTCATCGTTCATCCATTTAAAGCGATCAACCACTTCTTTATGTACTAAAGGAATGGTTGAAGGTCCACCTCCATATCCAAGCATGCTGCTTCTGAAAAAGGCGATAAAGATGTTTAATTGTTTCATAAAATCCATCCCTTTAGATTATCTTTCGTTTAATTTGCAATAAGACAAGAGCATGTTTTACATTTGCCGCATGGTATCTTTTTATTTGGCTTGGATTGATTGACCATGCTCACTAAAAGCGAAGTCTCCATATTGCAAAAAGAGCATGTTTTACCAGTTGGAGCTTTTTGGATTTGAGGCATTTCCACTAAATTTAAGGCTTCTTTCATATGTTTATCGCATACTAACAACATATAAATCACTCCCGCTCCTAAAATAGATTATGGTGTAGTTGTTACTTTCTTTTTCGGATGATCTAATTTTCGTTTTTTCACTTTTTCTGTTACTTCTTTATCCCAGGAAATCGTTACATCTTCGTCATTGATGAAAGCTTGACAACCTAAACGATACCCTTTACTCAACCATTCTTCTCCAAGCTTTCGACGCTCTTGTACTTTTATATGATCAACAGTACCCTCTTCAATTTTACAGACGCAGGATCCACAAACACCTCCACCGCATCGATTTGGTAATTCCCCATCAAAACGAAGAGACATACGTAAAATATTGGAGTTTTCCGGTACTTCTAATACTTTTCCACTAGTAGCAAAATTCAGCTTCGGCATAATATAAATCCTCCCTTTTACCTCTTTGGTATACAATATACCATATTTGCAATTTTCTGACAATATATAAATTACATATATTTAGCTATTTTTCTTAATTTATATTAGTCTATTTGTTTTTGTATTCCGGTTTGATATAATATTTTGTATACCAAATACATCTGAATTTTCAAAAAGAGGGGTGATTGCTTCGCTTAAAATTGGACTAATAGGTTATGGAGCGATTGGACAGGATATCGTCAAATATATAAACGAAGGAAAAGCCGGTGACGTCATGTTAAATGCAGTACTCGTACGAAGAAAAGATAAATATGCATCTCAAATTAGCCATTTATTTTTTGAGAACGAAGAAGCTTTTTTCGAATTAGGATTGGATGTTATTATTGAAGCTGCGGGTCATGAAGCTATCTACAAATATGGAAAAAGGGCTCTATCTTCTAATAGTGATTTTGTTATTGCTTCTGTGGGCGCACTAGCAGATGATACACTTCTAGCTGAACTGGAAACCGCTGCAAAGCTTAATAACAGCAGGATCATGATCCCTTCTGCCGCAATTGCCGGTTTGGATCGTGTGGCTGCTTCAATGTTACAGAGTGTTGATGAAGTGAAACTTGTAACTAGAAAACCACCAAGTGCTTGGCGAGGGACTATTGCAGAAGACAAGGTAGACTTAGACACTGTAAAAGAACCACTTTGCATATACAGTGGTGTTGCTAGAGAATCTTCTAAGCTTTTTCCAGAGAGCACAAATGTTTCAGCTGCACTAAGTCTTGCAGGTGTAGGATTTGAAAAAACAAAAGTGGAAGTATATGTTGATCCGACTATTACCCGAAATACACACCAAATCATCGTAAAAGGCTATTTTGGTGAGATGGAAGTGAAGGTACAAAATATTCCTTCTGCTACTAATCCAAAGACTGGCTATATTGTAGCAATGAGTATTTGTAATGCATTAAAAAGTAGAACTTCCTCTATAGTGATTGGAGTATAATTTTTTTCCCTATTACTGTATGTGTAATTAGTAACTAACTTTCTACGTTAATAACAAAAAGCCGCTATTAGTATAGACATATAAAAAGTCTAACTATTAGCGGCTTTTATTTTAGAAAAAATCAATTTGGACATAAAACCGTTAGTATCATAATCTTAATCAACTACATTTATGTCGTTTTCTCTTTTCTTTTTTCTATGTAGTTCATGTAAGCACGTCTAGAATTTTCAATATGAATTTTTGTTAAATACTCCGACATTTCTACTTCTTTATTTCGTACTGCTTTCATGATTTCAATATGTTCCCTTAATGATTCCTTACGTCTTCCAGGTGCTTCGTACCCCATGTTGGCAGACATATGGATAT from Arthrobacter citreus encodes the following:
- a CDS encoding chromate transporter, which encodes MVYWNIFWSFFVANILGYGGGPATIPLIQKEVIARGWLTHQEFNEALAMGNSLPGPIATKMAGYIGFHEGGIVGSFLAVFATVAPSLILMLTLMGILYKYRHSIQVKRMTLYVKPTIAVLLGVMAFNSFHDSFSQIGIGQFLFLGVISYILMEKVKLHPAFIVMGALLYGGLNL
- a CDS encoding YkuS family protein; the protein is MARIGVEQSLTNVQEALRSAGHDVVELKQESDANGCDCCVVTGLDSNVMGMQDTATQGSVIEASGLTAEQVCQQVESRLL
- a CDS encoding aspartate dehydrogenase; this encodes MASLKIGLIGYGAIGQDIVKYINEGKAGDVMLNAVLVRRKDKYASQISHLFFENEEAFFELGLDVIIEAAGHEAIYKYGKRALSSNSDFVIASVGALADDTLLAELETAAKLNNSRIMIPSAAIAGLDRVAASMLQSVDEVKLVTRKPPSAWRGTIAEDKVDLDTVKEPLCIYSGVARESSKLFPESTNVSAALSLAGVGFEKTKVEVYVDPTITRNTHQIIVKGYFGEMEVKVQNIPSATNPKTGYIVAMSICNALKSRTSSIVIGV
- a CDS encoding 2Fe-2S iron-sulfur cluster binding domain-containing protein, which codes for MPKLNFATSGKVLEVPENSNILRMSLRFDGELPNRCGGGVCGSCVCKIEEGTVDHIKVQERRKLGEEWLSKGYRLGCQAFINDEDVTISWDKEVTEKVKKRKLDHPKKKVTTTP
- a CDS encoding chromate transporter, which produces MKQLNIFIAFFRSSMLGYGGGPSTIPLVHKEVVDRFKWMNDEEFGDVLAIGNTLPGPINTKMAGYIGFKVGGSVGMINAIIATILPTIILMVILLTTLVTFKDLKWVQGMTKAIVPVVGVMLGVLTWQFVQGSVKGLKWPFTIGHILVGVVLMQYFHIHPGFIIGGLLIFALVKPTNSVEGKKSKGLSA